One Pleurocapsa sp. PCC 7327 DNA segment encodes these proteins:
- a CDS encoding NuoF family protein, with protein sequence MDLSELLEVAKAERERQKSIRVHCCTSTGCQAANSLAVKRNLENAVEETGLSARVEVVGVGCMGFCGRGPLVQIDPEDTLYEEVIPEDAPSIVAALNGGEAQAVKGDSQHPFFARQMRIVRKHSGKIDPERIEEYIAVGGYQSLYKALYEMSPPQVVEEISKSGLRGRGGGGYPTGLKWATVAKMPGEQKYVICNGDEGDPGAFMDRSVLESDPHLVLEGMAIAGYAVGANHGFIYVRAEYPLAIQRLQKAIQQARKYGILGSQVFDSPFDFKIDIRIGAGAFVCGEETALIQSVEGKRGNPVPRPPYPAESGLWGCPTLINNVETFANISAIIREGADWYASIGTEKSKGTKIFALTGKIRNNGLIEVPMGITLREIVEDMGGGVPDGEVKAVQTGGPSGGCIPASLLDTPVDYDSLTKVGSMMGSGGMVVMDKSTSMVEVAQFYMEFCRGETCGKCVPCRTGTVQLYGLLTKILKREATMADLEKLEALCYMVRDTSLCGLGISAPNPVLSTLRYFKEEYLDLIGQESPNGRILVSH encoded by the coding sequence ATGGATTTGAGCGAACTATTAGAAGTGGCCAAAGCAGAACGGGAAAGACAAAAAAGCATTCGAGTACATTGCTGTACTTCGACGGGTTGTCAAGCCGCCAATTCCCTGGCAGTGAAGCGGAATCTAGAAAATGCGGTAGAAGAAACGGGGTTGAGCGCTCGCGTTGAAGTCGTCGGTGTAGGCTGTATGGGATTTTGCGGGCGTGGACCTTTGGTGCAAATCGATCCAGAAGACACCCTCTACGAAGAAGTCATCCCAGAAGATGCACCTAGCATCGTTGCCGCTCTCAACGGAGGAGAGGCACAAGCAGTTAAAGGCGACTCCCAACATCCCTTTTTTGCCCGCCAAATGCGGATCGTCAGGAAACATAGCGGCAAGATCGATCCCGAACGCATCGAAGAATATATCGCGGTTGGAGGCTATCAATCTCTCTACAAAGCACTCTACGAAATGTCCCCCCCTCAAGTGGTAGAAGAAATTAGTAAAAGCGGGCTGCGAGGGCGCGGCGGCGGCGGCTATCCCACGGGCTTAAAGTGGGCAACCGTGGCAAAAATGCCTGGAGAGCAAAAATATGTCATCTGCAACGGAGATGAAGGCGATCCCGGTGCTTTTATGGATCGCAGCGTCTTGGAAAGCGATCCCCACTTGGTATTAGAGGGAATGGCGATCGCGGGATATGCCGTCGGTGCTAACCATGGCTTTATCTACGTTCGCGCCGAATATCCCCTCGCCATCCAAAGACTGCAAAAAGCCATCCAGCAAGCTAGGAAATACGGAATTCTCGGCAGTCAAGTCTTCGATTCCCCCTTTGATTTCAAGATCGACATCCGCATCGGGGCGGGCGCGTTTGTCTGCGGCGAAGAAACTGCCCTGATCCAGTCAGTTGAGGGCAAACGAGGCAACCCAGTCCCCCGTCCGCCCTATCCCGCCGAATCCGGTTTGTGGGGCTGTCCTACTCTCATCAATAACGTTGAAACCTTCGCTAACATTAGCGCCATCATCCGAGAAGGGGCAGACTGGTATGCCAGCATCGGCACCGAAAAAAGCAAAGGCACCAAAATCTTTGCTCTCACCGGGAAAATTCGCAACAACGGTCTGATCGAAGTGCCGATGGGGATTACCCTGCGGGAAATCGTCGAAGACATGGGCGGCGGTGTTCCCGATGGCGAAGTCAAAGCCGTACAAACGGGCGGTCCCTCTGGCGGCTGCATTCCCGCTTCCTTACTCGATACGCCTGTAGACTACGACTCCCTAACCAAAGTCGGTTCGATGATGGGATCTGGCGGGATGGTGGTCATGGATAAAAGCACCAGCATGGTAGAAGTCGCCCAATTTTATATGGAATTCTGTCGCGGGGAAACCTGCGGCAAGTGCGTCCCCTGTCGCACGGGAACGGTACAACTCTATGGTCTGTTGACCAAGATATTGAAGAGAGAGGCAACCATGGCAGATTTGGAAAAACTAGAAGCCCTCTGTTACATGGTCAGGGATACCAGTCTGTGCGGTTTGGGAATCAGTGCCCCCAATCCAGTCTTGAGTACGCTGCGCTATTTCAAGGAAGAGTATTTAGATTTGATTGGGCAAGAAAGTCCAAACGGGAGAATATTAGTGAGTCATTAG
- the hoxU gene encoding bidirectional hydrogenase complex protein HoxU, whose amino-acid sequence MSVKTLTIDDKPVAIEDGATILEAAKEAGIPIPTLCHLDGVSDVGACRLCLVEIEGTNKLLPSCVTKVAEEMVVRTNTPKLQEYRRMAVELLFAEGNHVCSICIANGNCELQDVAIQVGMDHTRFPYRFPNRGVDISHPQFGIDHNRCILCTRCVRVCDEIEGAHVWDVGQRGAAAYIISGLNQPWGEVSACTSCGKCVDACPTGAIFRKGTTTAEKERDRAKLEFLVNAREKQQWIR is encoded by the coding sequence ATGTCTGTCAAAACTTTAACCATTGACGATAAACCCGTCGCTATAGAAGATGGAGCTACCATTTTAGAAGCAGCAAAAGAGGCGGGCATTCCCATTCCTACCCTTTGCCATTTAGACGGGGTTTCCGATGTGGGGGCTTGTCGGTTGTGTCTGGTAGAAATAGAAGGCACCAATAAACTCTTGCCATCTTGCGTTACTAAAGTAGCAGAAGAGATGGTAGTGCGTACCAATACCCCAAAATTGCAAGAATATCGGCGCATGGCAGTAGAATTGCTCTTTGCCGAAGGCAATCACGTTTGCTCTATTTGTATCGCTAATGGCAATTGCGAACTTCAGGACGTTGCTATTCAAGTGGGAATGGATCATACGCGTTTTCCCTATCGCTTTCCCAATCGCGGCGTTGACATCTCTCACCCGCAGTTTGGCATCGACCACAACCGTTGCATCCTCTGCACCCGCTGCGTTCGCGTCTGCGACGAAATCGAAGGGGCACATGTTTGGGATGTAGGACAACGCGGTGCGGCTGCTTACATTATTTCCGGGCTAAATCAGCCCTGGGGCGAGGTAAGCGCTTGTACCTCTTGCGGCAAGTGCGTCGATGCCTGTCCGACGGGGGCAATCTTTCGCAAAGGAACCACCACGGCAGAAAAAGAACGCGATCGCGCCAAACTCGAATTTCTGGTCAATGCCAGAGAAAAACAGCAGTGGATACGTTAA
- a CDS encoding NAD(P)/FAD-dependent oxidoreductase encodes MTTNLYDVLIVGAGPVGLATAIALYRHGIKNILVIDRTSEFRRVGQGVDLLPNGLKALKYIDELAYMRVKEAGGKFLNPPSHNNPDDKASAIEPEKLSHKRAWNHKNLQGKILRSIPLDFETWFNRYGEGRVFLTWFDLQTILRNLLPQEIVRANHRCVNVTQDGTWTQISCAGDRAPATNPFAHWEMHKSEPIEINSTQKFTLDSTQKNFRAKLVIGADGINSTIRQVLYNHSDLSQWAKPQYSDFSAIGCLQIDNVPDEIIQELESKYFQGDRIITLSNAPINSDSQYLEQPRIILIRQQENTLGYLLHAPLSLDSLLNKSAKEKIELAVNVLEKANVPPIFTRLVNLSVPKNLFSRPYYIHPANISIDSKPIWSSGRIVLVGDAAHGMPPFAAQGVNQGFEDAALIATAIAKIIDNKALDDEKTIFNEFSKYEQIRRPFMMKIQEATMKNHVWSQQQWEDYSEMVYSRKLQQSIGNLA; translated from the coding sequence ATGACTACCAACTTATATGATGTTTTGATTGTTGGTGCTGGCCCAGTAGGATTGGCAACCGCGATCGCCCTGTATCGACATGGTATAAAAAATATACTGGTAATCGATCGCACGAGTGAGTTTCGGCGCGTTGGGCAAGGGGTCGATCTTTTGCCCAACGGCTTAAAAGCACTAAAATACATAGACGAGCTGGCTTATATGCGGGTTAAGGAGGCAGGGGGAAAGTTTCTTAACCCTCCCAGTCATAACAATCCCGACGATAAAGCTAGCGCGATCGAACCGGAAAAACTCTCTCACAAAAGAGCATGGAATCACAAAAACTTACAAGGAAAAATTCTTCGCTCGATTCCTTTAGATTTTGAAACTTGGTTTAATCGTTATGGTGAAGGACGAGTTTTCCTTACTTGGTTTGACTTACAAACTATTCTAAGAAATTTACTGCCCCAAGAAATTGTCCGAGCTAATCATCGTTGCGTTAATGTGACTCAAGACGGTACATGGACGCAAATATCTTGTGCTGGCGATCGCGCACCTGCCACTAATCCTTTCGCTCATTGGGAAATGCACAAATCGGAACCAATCGAGATTAATTCTACACAGAAATTTACTTTAGATTCGACTCAGAAGAATTTTCGAGCTAAGTTAGTGATAGGGGCGGATGGAATTAATTCTACGATTCGGCAGGTACTTTATAATCATTCGGATTTAAGCCAATGGGCAAAACCTCAATATTCTGATTTTTCTGCCATTGGTTGTTTGCAAATTGACAACGTACCCGATGAGATTATCCAAGAATTAGAGAGTAAGTATTTTCAAGGCGATCGCATAATCACGTTGTCCAACGCTCCGATTAATTCCGATTCTCAGTATTTAGAGCAACCGCGAATAATTTTAATTCGCCAACAAGAGAATACACTCGGTTATTTGCTTCATGCTCCTTTAAGCTTAGATTCATTACTTAATAAATCAGCAAAAGAAAAGATTGAGTTGGCAGTAAATGTTTTAGAAAAAGCTAATGTTCCGCCTATTTTTACTCGTTTAGTGAATTTATCAGTTCCTAAAAATTTATTTTCTCGCCCTTATTATATCCATCCGGCAAATATTTCCATTGATTCTAAACCTATTTGGAGTAGTGGGCGAATCGTTTTAGTAGGAGATGCGGCTCATGGAATGCCTCCTTTTGCCGCACAAGGAGTCAATCAAGGGTTTGAGGATGCAGCTTTAATCGCAACTGCGATCGCTAAAATTATTGATAATAAGGCTTTAGATGATGAAAAAACAATCTTTAATGAGTTTAGTAAATACGAGCAAATTCGCCGTCCTTTTATGATGAAAATTCAAGAGGCTACGATGAAAAATCACGTCTGGTCACAACAACAATGGGAGGACTATAGCGAGATGGTTTATAGTCGCAAACTACAGCAATCAATCGGCAATTTAGCTTAA
- a CDS encoding coenzyme F420-reducing hydrogenase subunit gamma, producing MNKSKFATVWLAGCSGCHMSFLDLDEWLLELANHVDVVYSPVGCDLKEYPEGVDICLVEGGVANEDNLELIRKVRARTKTLVSFGDCAVTANVPAMRNILKGADPVLQRGYIELADLKPQLPHEPGIVPELLDKVLPVHEVVPVDIFMPGCPPDAPRIKATLEPLLRGEKPKMEGREMIKFG from the coding sequence ATGAACAAGAGCAAATTTGCTACAGTTTGGCTAGCAGGATGTTCGGGCTGTCATATGTCGTTTCTCGACTTGGACGAATGGTTGCTCGAACTGGCTAACCACGTTGATGTTGTCTACAGTCCCGTCGGTTGCGACCTCAAAGAATATCCCGAAGGCGTGGATATTTGCTTAGTTGAGGGAGGCGTGGCAAACGAAGACAATTTGGAACTGATTCGCAAAGTTAGGGCGCGGACAAAAACCCTCGTTTCCTTTGGCGATTGCGCCGTTACTGCTAACGTTCCAGCAATGCGAAATATCTTGAAGGGAGCCGATCCCGTACTTCAAAGAGGCTACATAGAACTAGCCGACCTCAAACCCCAACTCCCCCACGAACCGGGAATCGTTCCCGAATTATTAGATAAAGTTTTACCCGTTCACGAAGTCGTCCCCGTAGATATTTTTATGCCGGGATGCCCGCCCGATGCCCCTCGCATCAAGGCAACCCTCGAACCCTTATTGCGGGGAGAAAAACCCAAAATGGAGGGACGAGAAATGATTAAGTTTGGTTAA
- a CDS encoding Ni/Fe hydrogenase subunit alpha, which produces MSKIVVIDPVTRIEGHAKISIYLNDAGEVDDARFHVVEYRGFEKFCEGRPFPEMAGITARICGICPVSHLLASAKTGDKLLAVKVPSAGEKLRRLMNLGQITQSHALSFFHLSSPDFLLGWDSDPAKRNIFGLIGSDPELARAGIRLRQFGQTVIELLGARKIHAAWAVPGGVRTPLSQEGREWIRDRLPESFATIRMALDLFKNLLDRFATEVEAFGKFPSLYMGLVGKNGEWDHYGGHLRFTDSEGNIVADGLCEDDYQDFLGEAVENWSYLKFPYYKPLGYPDGIYRVGPLARLNVCSHFGTPEADKELIEYRDRAGGVATSSFFYHYARLVEILGCLERISQLIDDPDITSNRTRATAGINQLEGIGVSEAPRGTLFHHYQIDENGLIKKVNLIIATGQNNLAMNKTVTQIAKYYIHGTEIPEGMLNRVEAGIRAFDPCLSCSTHAVGQMPLQIQLIGSDGRVLKEVYRD; this is translated from the coding sequence ATGTCTAAAATAGTAGTCATCGATCCAGTCACGCGCATAGAAGGTCACGCGAAGATTTCTATCTACTTAAACGATGCAGGCGAAGTAGATGATGCCCGCTTTCATGTCGTTGAATATCGGGGATTTGAAAAGTTCTGCGAAGGAAGACCTTTCCCCGAAATGGCTGGCATTACTGCCCGCATTTGCGGCATCTGTCCGGTGAGTCACTTACTCGCTTCGGCAAAAACAGGCGATAAACTGCTGGCGGTTAAAGTTCCCTCTGCGGGAGAAAAGCTGCGGCGGTTGATGAATTTGGGACAAATTACTCAATCTCATGCCCTTTCTTTTTTCCATCTCAGCAGTCCCGATTTTCTTTTGGGATGGGATAGCGATCCGGCAAAACGTAATATATTTGGTTTAATTGGCTCCGATCCGGAGTTAGCAAGGGCAGGAATTCGCTTGCGCCAGTTCGGACAGACGGTAATCGAGTTGTTGGGAGCAAGGAAAATTCATGCCGCTTGGGCGGTTCCTGGCGGGGTGCGTACTCCCCTTTCACAAGAAGGACGGGAGTGGATACGCGATCGCTTGCCGGAGTCTTTTGCTACTATCAGGATGGCACTCGATTTGTTTAAAAACCTACTCGATCGCTTTGCGACCGAAGTCGAAGCATTTGGCAAATTCCCTTCCCTGTATATGGGATTAGTCGGCAAAAACGGCGAATGGGATCACTACGGCGGTCATCTCCGCTTTACCGACAGCGAAGGGAATATCGTCGCCGATGGTTTATGCGAAGATGATTATCAAGACTTTTTAGGGGAAGCCGTGGAAAACTGGTCGTATCTGAAATTCCCCTACTACAAGCCATTAGGCTATCCCGACGGCATCTATCGAGTTGGTCCTTTGGCACGACTCAACGTTTGCTCCCATTTCGGTACGCCAGAAGCGGATAAGGAATTGATAGAGTATCGAGATCGCGCTGGCGGCGTTGCTACTTCCTCATTCTTCTATCACTATGCCCGGCTAGTGGAAATCTTAGGCTGTTTAGAGCGAATTTCCCAACTAATCGACGATCCCGATATTACTTCCAATCGCACCCGCGCCACGGCTGGAATTAATCAACTCGAAGGCATCGGTGTCAGCGAAGCGCCCAGAGGAACGCTGTTCCACCATTATCAAATCGACGAGAACGGTTTGATTAAAAAAGTCAACCTGATTATTGCCACCGGACAAAACAACCTGGCAATGAACAAAACTGTAACTCAAATTGCCAAGTATTATATCCATGGCACAGAAATTCCTGAAGGGATGCTCAATCGAGTGGAAGCGGGAATTCGTGCCTTCGATCCTTGTTTGAGTTGTTCTACCCACGCGGTAGGTCAAATGCCGTTACAGATTCAATTGATTGGATCTGATGGAAGGGTATTAAAAGAAGTTTATCGAGATTAA
- a CDS encoding (2Fe-2S) ferredoxin domain-containing protein — protein MIKENLFLCMGSACHQMGVYEVLPKLLALLGEYELEDKIELKGSFCLETCSYGIVMKFQDLHFINISPQNVEAKFIAEILPAIQKSLSEVGRVRS, from the coding sequence ATGATCAAAGAAAATCTTTTTCTCTGTATGGGTTCTGCTTGCCACCAAATGGGAGTTTATGAAGTTTTACCCAAACTGTTAGCTTTACTTGGTGAGTACGAACTCGAAGATAAAATCGAGTTAAAAGGATCTTTTTGTCTGGAGACTTGTAGCTATGGAATCGTCATGAAGTTTCAAGATTTGCACTTTATCAACATCAGTCCTCAAAATGTTGAAGCGAAATTTATTGCAGAAATTTTACCGGCGATTCAAAAGTCATTATCTGAGGTAGGTCGTGTTAGAAGCTAA
- a CDS encoding PAS domain-containing protein, translating to MLEANQNNLWQLLWEYDPNGLIVVDADLYVKLVNPAFCKMFNVKSEDIIGQPASVILDDVKDFQKVWENGEIIRGQSKYYPRHNIYVREVIFPIEDEGVVASIMVDTTHEIDRIKELSKIKIETVKKVNQVVDKQMKVVQEIAGLLGETTAETKVSLLQVIQMLETENL from the coding sequence GTGTTAGAAGCTAATCAAAATAATTTGTGGCAATTATTGTGGGAATACGATCCTAATGGCTTGATTGTTGTCGATGCAGATTTGTATGTCAAGCTAGTCAATCCAGCCTTTTGCAAAATGTTTAATGTCAAGTCCGAGGATATTATCGGTCAGCCTGCCTCAGTTATTTTGGATGATGTTAAAGATTTTCAAAAAGTTTGGGAAAATGGAGAAATTATTCGAGGGCAATCTAAATATTATCCTCGGCATAATATTTATGTCAGAGAAGTGATTTTTCCCATCGAAGATGAAGGAGTTGTCGCTAGCATCATGGTAGACACGACCCATGAAATAGATCGAATCAAGGAATTAAGTAAAATCAAAATTGAAACAGTTAAAAAAGTCAATCAAGTTGTGGATAAACAGATGAAAGTTGTTCAGGAAATTGCGGGATTATTAGGAGAAACAACCGCAGAAACGAAAGTGAGTTTATTGCAAGTTATTCAGATGCTAGAAACTGAAAATCTGTAA
- a CDS encoding SpoIIE family protein phosphatase, which produces MKVDNFLDIYQQSLNKKGEELCGDKVKYLKTDKKTTIVLSDGLGSGVKANILATLTTEILITMLNADVPLEEVLKTAIATLPICQVRKIAYSTFTIIQINSETNHFTIINFDNPPFLYFHQGKVVELETKTEKILDRKIIVAEGYLERGDFLGAISDGVLYAGMGIELNFGWGWDSIAKYIEGVLLQRSHTARTIVQDVIRQTYSLYHGQIGDDATFVGVYVRKRNPLMIFTGPPLNEDKDEIYVDRLLNFEGRKVICGGTTGNIVANYLGETIEMDLSTIRKDLPPIGMLSCVDLVTEGILTISKATQYIKRCEGDIARLKFDNNGAYLLAKEILQADAILFLVGQKINEFYQNPLLPKNISIRRSLIEDLVKFLREKYQKEVMIEYC; this is translated from the coding sequence ATGAAAGTTGATAATTTTTTAGATATCTATCAACAGAGTTTAAACAAAAAAGGTGAGGAACTTTGTGGGGACAAAGTTAAATATCTTAAAACCGATAAGAAAACGACAATTGTCTTATCGGATGGTTTAGGAAGCGGTGTTAAAGCGAATATTCTTGCTACCCTAACGACAGAAATTCTAATTACAATGTTGAATGCGGACGTTCCTTTAGAAGAAGTCCTCAAAACCGCGATCGCAACCCTACCTATTTGCCAAGTTAGAAAAATTGCTTATTCTACTTTTACAATTATTCAAATCAATAGCGAAACTAATCACTTTACTATTATTAACTTTGATAACCCACCCTTTTTATATTTTCATCAAGGTAAAGTCGTCGAATTAGAAACAAAAACAGAAAAAATTTTAGATCGAAAAATTATAGTAGCAGAAGGGTATTTAGAAAGAGGAGATTTCTTAGGTGCCATTAGCGATGGAGTCCTCTACGCAGGGATGGGAATAGAATTAAATTTTGGTTGGGGTTGGGACAGTATTGCTAAATATATTGAAGGGGTTTTGTTGCAGCGATCGCACACAGCAAGAACCATCGTTCAAGATGTCATTCGCCAAACTTACTCTCTTTATCACGGACAAATTGGTGACGATGCAACTTTTGTTGGAGTGTACGTTAGAAAGCGAAATCCATTGATGATTTTTACTGGACCTCCCCTCAATGAGGATAAAGATGAAATCTATGTAGACAGGCTATTAAACTTTGAGGGTAGAAAGGTTATTTGTGGAGGAACAACGGGAAATATCGTCGCCAATTATTTAGGCGAAACAATTGAAATGGATCTCTCGACAATTCGTAAAGATTTACCTCCAATAGGAATGTTAAGTTGCGTAGATTTGGTCACGGAAGGAATTTTAACTATCTCAAAAGCCACTCAATATATTAAACGATGCGAAGGCGATATTGCTCGTTTAAAGTTTGATAATAATGGAGCTTATTTACTGGCGAAGGAAATTTTGCAAGCAGATGCAATTTTGTTTTTAGTCGGTCAAAAGATCAATGAATTTTATCAAAATCCTTTGCTTCCGAAAAATATTTCGATTCGCAGAAGCTTAATCGAAGATTTAGTCAAGTTTTTACGAGAAAAATATCAAAAAGAAGTAATGATAGAATATTGTTAA